TCTAAATTTTCTATATCTCCATATCcatgtatttttaatatacaaTTCAATATTGTATTTTGTActgtattatatttaatttcacTTTTTATAATGggattctttttatttttataattttttgttgcATTTAAATATACTTCACTATTGTTTTCCAAACCTGTCCATCCATTATAATATGTACCATCATAATCaactattaataatatatttgtcAATTTTTCACGACTTATTTTAgcttcttttaatatatctaaATCACTGTTATTaaccatattttttttatttcttcttattTTACCTAACTTCActcttaaaaaatttattttatttgattttaatTTCCTATTTATCACTATTTTTtgactttttttatatatgcgTTTcgtatttattataaatgttaaaaataaattcataaaaagtaagaaaaaaagattcATATTCAATTttaatgtaatttttattattacatttcaagtgaaagaaaatatatatatatataggataACCCTAATAACAAATccaagaatatatatatttataccaACTgataaaatacatatatatatatatatatatataaagaaaaattggagcaaaaatatatatactcaACACACAAAAAcatttcataattttaaaaaaaaattttaaaacttATTTAAGTTGCATAGTTATTTTCTGTCAATttaagaattaaataataaaattaggaTTATTCAGAAATGTTActcattatttattatatccatatttcatatatatatttatataggatatatattcttttacatcttgtaaaatttaaatgaaagggaaacaaagaaaaaattaaattttcataatgttaaatttttttatatacttgcttcataattaaaaatattaaaaaaataaggttTAAGGTTAATTTTCAATTACaagtttatttaaaatactcaaaaaaataaggaatttctattttttaaaaccaaaatgttaaaaattttaagattCTTCACTAATATCCtagaataaaattattattataaattgaagaattataaaaaaaaaaaaaataaaataaaatatataaataatgaaaaactattgatgatttttttaaagtttttttgagaaaaaatgaaaaactaTTTGAGAAGTAAATAGTTTAATTTTGTCTCTTAAGATTCATAATTTTTgtgttttaatattaaaatactaGGATAAAAATTGACaactaaaaaatatgttataatttttaaaaaaatattttaaatggcATAACAATGGAAAAtgctgaaaaaaaaagaaaaaatatattacctTAAATGCTCTGTTGTActgatttaaaaataaaaaaaattaatttatttaaaacaaaTGTTACGttcttcaaaaaatattacattaaaaaaaaatgtgacAAATAATCCAAGGTGATTAAAGAGGTTTTATGAAGTATATAGAATATTATGTAAAGATATTTACTAATAtcttattttaaagaaaatacaaTTTAACTTATATTgtaattatttcattaaattaagtataaaattaaaataaataaattaaaattttcttttaataattgtattaatttaaatatgcatataattaatacttacgtatctatatattttattattttttattttttttttttactccAATAAACAGTTCTGTtcatgtaaaaatatttttattttttttttaacataaacataaaaaaattaaaaaaaaaataacaaaattataagaatttttttttttttttattttatgaacAAGAGAAATgtgaaatataaataaaggaaaaaaaaaaaatatggatAGAAgcaagaaaattatataatttaaaatattgaatgataattttgttaattttttttacatagaaaattttatttaaaaaaaaaaaaaattaaaaaaaaaaaattaaaaataaaataataaaaaagtattttaaataaaattaaaatattaatttatatataaagaaaaaatatagttttaaataattaaaatggcatcaaaaaaagttaaaacaCCCCAACCAGAAACAGCTGTAGTTTCAGGACCTCAAGCAAAAGAAGGAGAATTAGTTTTTGGAGTAGCCCATATTTTTGCATCCTTTAATGATACATTTATACACGTAACTGATTTAAGTGGAAGAGAAACATTAGTTAGAATTACAggttaaataatttttatattaagtgaaatagaattaaaaatatattttctgtacagtttatttttaatagttaaaatttcttctacaaaaaataatatatatatatgtaaagaACTGTATATTGAataaacttaaaaaatttctagttcaatttttttcttcgtTGTAATAAATTTCTATATAAAGCATGAAATATTGAGTGTGAttataaaatacataaaatatataatcgAGAATATAAGAAgtgaaatataatatataaaataaaaaaatattattattaaaaaaaaaaatacttaaaaaggaaaaattttaagaaaatttaacatcaataaaaaaaaaaaaaataacgtttttatgtatatatatatttatttgtacataaatataatactttttacttttattaaattaaaattcataatttaactttatattttttttttatatttttaacatcATACTCTAATGTTTTATAGGTGGTATGAAAGTTAAAGCAGATAGAGATGAATCTAGTCCATATGCTGCTATGATGGCAGCACAAGATGTAGCTGCACGATTAAAAGAATTAGGAGTTACAGCTATTCATATTAAATTAAGAGCATCTGGTGGAACAAAATCAAAAACACCTGGTCCAGGAGCACAATCAGCCTTaaggtaaaaaaaatattatatatatatatatgcatgaccttatttatatatttctgaatttttcttattatatcatcttttattttttttatttttttttcatttatagaGCATTAGCTCGTTCTGGATTAAAGATAGGAAGAATTGAAGATGTCACACCAATTCCAACAGATTCAACAAGAAAGAAGTCAGGAAGAAGAGGAAGACGTttgtaaaatatatgtatttatctttatatagagaaaaacaattttttttttactatttattttaattgacATATAGAAATATTTGTTTTCACAAATTAAAtcttattataaatttataaagtaTTATTGATAACAAAgatgaaattttttatttagttaTGAAAtgcaatttttatatttctcaaaaaaaataaacttaaTACGAAAAATTTGAAGTTTtaactaaattttttatgctttttatttttcttttttttttttctttttatatataaactgTTATTATCTTTCTATttctaatttaaaatttttaaaaaaaatctaaTATTTTAAGCAAACGCTATTTTCCAACCCTAGATACTTAGTATACACTGTCTCtatacttttataaatatatatgcgttaaaaaaaaataggagaaaaaatcttttaaattttatgttagtgtataataaaataaagaatgaaaatattaaggGATCATTGTATAATTATGGTAGAATTTATATGccctaaaaaaattatgtaacaGTTTAAAACATTTTGATATGATTAGTTTtgataaaataacaaaataaaattttttcttttttttttatgttatcaggaaaattttttaatcaaTCAAATAATACTTTTACATTtagtatttataatattatataaaaatgtgatggtatattattatgataaaataGTATGGAAACaaaacattaattttttatataattataaattaacaaaatattCATTGTTCatgcataaaaataatactaaaAACATATCTCATGTAAATATTactttcaatttttttaagaacaatgcaattataataaaaaaattataattctacataataatataataattacaaaaaaatttgcATTTtgtagaaaatataattaaaccgatttttaatattataaataagtatataatataataagtttatttttaaaatgtaaatatataaataaaaattataaacaaGTAACAAAAACCTTGGTATCTAACTCATTTGGAACAGGAAAACTATTTATATGATTAtgcttataattttttttcatttcttttttttctaaaaatctAATAagatatttttcaaaataatatgtacatataaaattaattattaaaataaatgataaataaaaTCTGAAATACACAGGGAAGGTAAccaaatttaaatatttcttcaAAAAATGTACAAAGGAACCTATCAGACAAGTATGTGACGAAAAtattgtaataaaaatattaactaAAATTAATATCAAAATCCAAGCTACATAAACTACGTTTGTTATGACAcctatatttaaaaaaaaaaaataaaaaaataaaagtataaatataaatatatttacacACTAAACAcactatattattattttaaaaaatgtacatacaaaaaaaatatataaacatatatgtATCTATGGTAATACATATATCTAGTAAAGAAAATTcgattataataaattaaaaaaatataaaaagttataaaatCTTACTTTTCCTCCACTccgtttttatatttaaggatatgcaaataaataaaatctgAAAAgatgatataataaatattaaagtattttttgtacaaataagttttttattttctgcaTCCCCAAGAGGAAATGCATTGGTATCATTTTTATAGAAAGgttgataaaataataaaaatagactaataaaaataaaaaatagttgAATAATAATTTGCCCATATATGCTAAAAAGAACAGGAAAACAAAACAATTTCCCAAGTGGTAAATTGCTTGATAATTTTTCACTAGCTGAAGTCCAGCTCATAAAAATGGAAAGGGGTaatatagtaaaaatatctgtaaaaataaattgattATCTGttaaattattagaaaaagcatataaaataagaacAACTGAACACTGCATAACTGAATacaaagaaataaatttaaatagcTGAAACGAATTAACCAAAGCTGCCCTTCCTTCaactaaaatattaattacactatttaaataaaaattgtcaGACGTAAAAGGAGCACATATAGAAGATTCATTATGACTCAATGAAACTCCAATGTCAGCGCAATTCAAAGCACCACAATCATTTGATCCATCTCCGCACATACCAATAAAAGGCATATGtggtaaattttttaaacttaaaaTTAGTTGTGTTTTATATTCTGGTTTCATTCTAGCGTAAACAGTACATGTTCGTAAAATGTATTCATATATGGAcaattttacatttttaatatgtGAATATCTATAGCACGTACCTTTTTTGCACTCATGATATAAAGATTGTTTTAAGCACCTCAAGtaattattcattaaaagtttatttttaattatatttttcttattaattattttattttttttttttttcatttgatatgtatatttataatataagctatttttaaagttagatttacatttataaaagtttgattttaaatatatatcatttttcacattttcattattctctatacattttttttgctCATCAAGTAAGCATGTAACATTTTCTCTTctattatttctatatttattaaacttTAAAATACTATTAACATCtttataagaatttttttctttattaaatcTTGGACTTAATGTATTCATGtatgaattattattataacataaataatcttcttttaattttttatatttcctaTTTgagtaaaaatatacatcATTAAAAGTAGTACTGTTCTGAagatttcttttttcttttcttttcattattCTCATTTCATTGTTAATGTTAaatatcttatttttaaagaatattttttttttatttaggccattacataaaaaaaaaacattttttttttttccccccCCCCccttatttttctttttatacgTATTACCGTAAATGTCTAGCTTAAACTGATTTTCTGGAATACTGTCTAACTTACTTAATTTGTAATTCTCCTCATTAGAAGAATGATATTCTAATAAATGATTATGTTCTGGTTctctaaatattttttttttttttttatttatcaaattaaaaaagtaattagTGCAACGAAAAACtaatttcaaaataaaattttccttAGGTtgcaaaaaataatttaccttgcaaatatttttttcttttataatacaaAGTGAGAGGAGAGGTTTGGGATaagataatatattttttgttaagtCATTAAATCGGCttagttttttctttttcaagctttttttgttattcaAAGAATTTATTCTTAAACTCTCGCTTAAAAC
The genomic region above belongs to Plasmodium relictum strain SGS1 genome assembly, chromosome: 10 and contains:
- a CDS encoding 40S ribosomal protein S11, putative, translated to MASKKVKTPQPETAVVSGPQAKEGELVFGVAHIFASFNDTFIHVTDLSGRETLVRITGGMKVKADRDESSPYAAMMAAQDVAARLKELGVTAIHIKLRASGGTKSKTPGPGAQSALRALARSGLKIGRIEDVTPIPTDSTRKKSGRRGRRL